Proteins from a genomic interval of Kitasatospora herbaricolor:
- a CDS encoding LacI family DNA-binding transcriptional regulator yields MSDALRTAASRPATLEDVARVAGVSRSTVSRVINGIRNVDLEIQETVREAIAATGYVPNSAARSLVTRRAGSIALVLSGVAGEVEDEDSARNRVLTDPFFGRALSGVVGALRPRGLHPLLMVADTAAARDQVVGHLKQGGADGAVLVSTDPDDPLPSRLVEVGLPVVLFARPVRPIPISYVDLANRDGARLAADHLAARGCRQVVMIGGPAGVPAAQDRLTGFREAMARHGFPYVPCVEGDFTQRGGELAMERLLAENPGLDGVFAGNDLMAQGAMFVLHEQGRRIPDDVAVIGFDDSSAALASRPRLTTVRQPVEEMAAELTRLLLDRVENPAGPVTSVIFEPNLVVRQSA; encoded by the coding sequence ATGAGTGATGCCCTGCGAACGGCCGCCTCCCGGCCCGCGACCCTGGAGGACGTGGCCCGGGTCGCCGGGGTCTCCAGGTCGACCGTCTCCCGAGTGATCAACGGCATCCGCAACGTCGACCTGGAGATCCAGGAGACCGTCCGCGAGGCCATCGCCGCCACCGGCTACGTCCCCAACAGCGCGGCCCGCTCGCTGGTCACCCGCCGGGCCGGGTCGATCGCGCTGGTCCTCTCCGGCGTCGCCGGCGAGGTGGAGGACGAGGACAGTGCCAGGAACCGGGTCCTCACCGACCCCTTCTTCGGCCGCGCCCTCAGCGGGGTGGTGGGCGCGCTGCGCCCGCGCGGACTGCACCCGCTGCTGATGGTGGCCGACACCGCCGCGGCCAGGGACCAGGTGGTCGGGCACCTCAAGCAGGGTGGCGCCGACGGCGCCGTCCTGGTCTCCACCGACCCGGACGACCCGCTGCCCTCCCGGCTGGTCGAAGTCGGCCTGCCCGTCGTCCTGTTCGCCCGACCGGTCCGGCCGATCCCGATCAGCTACGTCGACCTCGCCAACCGGGACGGCGCCCGGCTGGCCGCGGACCACCTCGCCGCCCGCGGCTGCCGGCAGGTCGTGATGATCGGCGGCCCGGCCGGCGTCCCGGCCGCCCAGGACCGCCTGACCGGGTTCCGGGAGGCGATGGCCCGCCACGGCTTCCCCTACGTCCCGTGCGTGGAGGGGGACTTCACCCAGCGCGGCGGCGAACTCGCGATGGAGCGGCTGCTCGCCGAGAACCCCGGCCTGGACGGGGTGTTCGCCGGCAACGACCTGATGGCCCAGGGCGCCATGTTCGTCCTGCACGAGCAGGGCCGCCGGATCCCCGATGACGTCGCGGTGATCGGCTTCGACGACAGCAGCGCCGCGCTGGCCAGCCGGCCACGGCTGACCACGGTCCGCCAGCCGGTGGAGGAGATGGCCGCCGAGCTGACCCGGCTGCTGCTGGACCGGGTGGAGAACCCGGCCGGCCCGGTCACCTCGGTGATCTTCGAACCGAACCTGGTGGTCCGGCAGTCGGCCTGA
- a CDS encoding carbohydrate ABC transporter permease, translating into MRQRLRRLRHPRGALPYLLLLPALALELLIHLVPMVVGIVMSFKQLTQFFIRDWSAAPWTGLGNYRMAVDFSAPVGQSLLNSFWTTCCFTVLSVGLSWLLGTAAAIYMQDAFRGRGILRALFLVPYALPVYAAVITWSFMFQRDTGLINHVLVDQLHLMDEKPFWLIGDNSFTALVVVSVWKSWPFAFLTLMAGLQNIPRELYEASSMDGAGVWQQIRKITLPSLRPVNQVLVLVLFLWTFNDFNTPYVLFGKSAPEAADLISIHIYQSSFVTWNFGVGSAMSVLLLLFLLLVTAVYLFLTSRRRDADA; encoded by the coding sequence GTGCGACAGCGACTGCGCCGACTGCGCCACCCCCGAGGGGCTCTGCCCTACCTGCTCCTGCTCCCCGCCCTCGCGCTGGAGCTGCTGATCCACCTGGTCCCGATGGTGGTCGGCATCGTGATGAGCTTCAAACAGCTCACCCAGTTCTTCATCCGAGACTGGTCGGCCGCACCCTGGACCGGCCTGGGGAACTACCGCATGGCGGTGGACTTCAGTGCTCCGGTCGGCCAGTCGCTGCTCAACTCGTTCTGGACAACGTGTTGCTTCACCGTCCTGTCGGTCGGCCTTTCCTGGCTGCTGGGCACGGCGGCGGCGATCTACATGCAGGACGCGTTCCGCGGGCGGGGCATCCTCCGGGCCCTGTTCCTCGTCCCGTACGCCCTGCCGGTCTACGCCGCCGTGATCACCTGGTCGTTCATGTTCCAGCGGGACACCGGCCTGATCAACCACGTGCTGGTCGACCAGCTGCACCTGATGGACGAGAAGCCGTTCTGGCTGATCGGTGACAACAGCTTCACCGCCCTGGTCGTGGTCTCGGTCTGGAAGTCCTGGCCGTTCGCGTTCCTCACGCTGATGGCCGGCCTGCAGAACATCCCCCGGGAGCTGTACGAGGCCTCCTCGATGGACGGCGCCGGCGTCTGGCAGCAGATCCGCAAGATCACCCTGCCCTCGCTGCGCCCGGTCAACCAGGTCCTGGTGCTGGTGCTGTTCCTGTGGACCTTCAACGACTTCAACACGCCGTACGTGCTGTTCGGGAAGTCCGCACCGGAGGCCGCCGACCTGATCTCCATCCACATCTACCAGTCCTCGTTCGTCACCTGGAACTTCGGTGTCGGCTCGGCGATGTCCGTGCTGCTGCTGCTCTTCCTGCTGCTGGTGACGGCCGTCTACCTCTTCCTCACCTCACGACGGAGGGACGCCGATGCCTAA
- a CDS encoding ABC transporter substrate-binding protein — translation MRTSRVIAATALVAALTVTATACGGGSDTGSGGGNSAPKTLTYWASNQGTSIENDKQVLEPELRKFEQQTGIKVNLEVVPWSDLLNRILAATASGQGPDVLNIGNTWSASLQATGALLPFDEATFGKIGGKDRFLPSTIASAGAAGKDPAAVPLYSMAYGLYYNKKMFAAAGIDKAPATWDEFQADAQKLTKDGKYGLAIEGGNVSENVHHAFTFGKQNGADFFDASGKPKFDSPEAVKAIKQYVDFVAKDKVAAPGNAEYSNNQTLSDFATGKAAMIMWQSAGANLKSQGMNPEDYGVAPVPIQAGATGDKAIKSMVAGINLAVFKNTKNLDGSLQFVKFMTSNEEQKTLNSTYGSIPPVKEAGKDPVFATPDLTTLNDVLATSSAPLPQVANESQFETLVGTAVKNLLAAAAAGKPVTDDSVKAELTKAQQQMPAS, via the coding sequence ATGCGCACGAGCCGCGTCATCGCCGCCACAGCTCTGGTAGCCGCCCTCACCGTCACCGCAACCGCCTGCGGGGGCGGCTCCGACACCGGCAGCGGCGGGGGCAACAGTGCCCCCAAGACGCTCACCTACTGGGCCAGCAACCAGGGCACCAGCATCGAGAACGACAAGCAGGTCCTCGAGCCCGAGCTCAGAAAGTTCGAGCAGCAGACCGGCATCAAGGTCAACCTGGAGGTCGTGCCCTGGTCCGACCTGCTGAACCGGATCCTCGCCGCCACCGCCTCCGGCCAGGGCCCCGACGTCCTCAACATCGGCAACACCTGGTCGGCCTCGCTCCAGGCCACCGGCGCGCTGCTGCCCTTCGACGAGGCCACCTTCGGCAAGATCGGCGGCAAGGACCGCTTCCTGCCGTCCACCATCGCCTCGGCCGGCGCCGCCGGCAAGGACCCGGCCGCCGTGCCGCTGTACTCGATGGCCTACGGCCTCTACTACAACAAGAAGATGTTCGCGGCCGCCGGCATCGACAAGGCCCCGGCCACCTGGGACGAGTTCCAGGCCGACGCGCAGAAGCTCACCAAGGACGGCAAGTACGGCCTCGCGATCGAGGGCGGCAACGTCTCGGAGAACGTCCACCACGCCTTCACCTTCGGCAAGCAGAACGGCGCCGACTTCTTCGACGCCTCCGGCAAGCCGAAGTTCGACAGCCCCGAGGCCGTCAAGGCGATCAAGCAGTACGTCGACTTCGTCGCCAAGGACAAGGTCGCCGCGCCCGGCAACGCCGAGTACTCCAACAACCAGACGCTGAGCGACTTCGCCACCGGCAAGGCCGCGATGATCATGTGGCAGTCGGCCGGTGCCAACCTCAAGTCCCAGGGGATGAACCCGGAGGACTACGGGGTCGCCCCGGTCCCGATCCAGGCCGGTGCCACCGGTGACAAGGCCATCAAGTCGATGGTCGCCGGCATCAACCTCGCGGTGTTCAAGAACACCAAGAACCTCGACGGCTCGCTCCAGTTCGTGAAGTTCATGACGAGCAACGAGGAGCAGAAGACCCTGAACAGCACCTACGGCTCGATCCCGCCGGTGAAGGAGGCCGGCAAGGACCCGGTCTTCGCCACCCCGGACCTCACCACCCTGAACGACGTGCTGGCCACCAGCTCCGCGCCGCTCCCCCAGGTCGCCAACGAGAGCCAGTTCGAGACCCTGGTCGGCACCGCGGTGAAGAACCTGCTCGCCGCCGCCGCCGCGGGCAAGCCGGTCACCGACGACAGCGTGAAGGCCGAGCTCACCAAGGCTCAGCAGCAGATGCCGGCGTCCTGA
- a CDS encoding carbohydrate ABC transporter permease, with product MPKAPVSPMAPPASFKWSRRVFLLLLSAFVLTPLFVMISSSMKPLQDVQGAFSWIPSSFTLQPYVDIWTTVPLGDYFVNSLIVSVSATALSVVIAIFAAYAVSRYRFRGRKLFTVTVLSTQMFPGILFLLPLFLIFVNIGNSTGIALLGSRGGLILTYLTFSLPFSIWMLVGYFDSIPRDLDEAAAVDGCGPLRTLLKIVVPAAVPGIVAVSVYAFMTAWGEVLFASVMTNQTTRTLAVGLQGYATQNNVYWNQVMAASLVVSIPVVAGFLLLQRYLVAGLTAGAVK from the coding sequence ATGCCTAAGGCTCCCGTCTCACCGATGGCTCCGCCGGCCTCGTTCAAGTGGTCGCGCCGGGTGTTCCTGCTGCTGCTGTCGGCCTTCGTGCTGACCCCGCTGTTCGTGATGATCAGCTCCTCGATGAAGCCGCTGCAGGACGTCCAGGGAGCGTTCTCCTGGATACCCAGCAGCTTCACCCTGCAGCCCTACGTCGACATCTGGACCACCGTCCCGCTCGGCGACTACTTCGTGAACTCGCTGATCGTCTCGGTCAGCGCCACCGCGCTCTCGGTGGTGATCGCGATCTTCGCGGCCTACGCGGTCAGCCGCTACCGCTTCCGCGGCCGCAAGCTGTTCACCGTCACGGTGCTCTCCACCCAGATGTTCCCCGGCATCCTGTTCCTGCTGCCGCTGTTCCTGATCTTCGTCAACATCGGCAACAGCACCGGGATCGCGCTGCTCGGCAGCCGCGGCGGGCTGATCCTCACCTACCTCACCTTCTCGCTCCCGTTCTCCATCTGGATGCTGGTCGGGTACTTCGACTCCATCCCGCGCGACCTCGACGAGGCCGCCGCGGTGGACGGCTGCGGGCCGCTGCGCACGCTGCTGAAGATCGTCGTGCCGGCCGCCGTGCCGGGCATCGTCGCCGTCTCGGTCTACGCCTTCATGACCGCCTGGGGCGAGGTGCTGTTCGCCTCCGTCATGACCAACCAGACCACCCGGACCCTCGCCGTCGGCCTCCAGGGGTACGCCACCCAGAACAACGTGTACTGGAACCAGGTGATGGCCGCCTCCCTCGTGGTGAGCATCCCCGTCGTCGCCGGCTTCCTCCTCCTGCAGCGCTACCTGGTAGCCGGCCTCACCGCCGGAGCCGTCAAGTGA
- a CDS encoding ROK family transcriptional regulator translates to MVERSKQTVRDLRRGNRSVLLRHLYFEGRLSRHELGRDTGLSGGTISNVVGELIADGLVEEAGSVDSDGGRPRVLLQVAADRGFLIGVDVGETQVRVALFDLALTELAASDHPLSDHGHDVDHVVQLILDGLAEVLDSTGTDRDRVLGVGIGVPGIVEQGDPAADPADPGGIGAVVHGQTIDWDAVPLGRLLRAGTDLPLHIDNGAKTLGQAEMWFGAGRGAGNAVVALFGSGVGACVIANGVPYRGATSSAGEWGHTKVHVGGRLCRCGSRGCLEAYVGAEALVERWGEASDSSEKAGLAALLAAAEADDPVADALLCETAEYLGASIADLINLFNPERIVIGGWAGLLLGPRLLPAIRAAARSYALRFPCEQTSIELGLLGPDAVTVGAATLPLARFLDSGGDVPEPGRREARALR, encoded by the coding sequence ATGGTGGAGCGAAGCAAGCAGACCGTACGTGACCTGCGAAGAGGCAACCGATCGGTGCTGCTGCGGCACCTGTACTTCGAGGGCCGGCTCAGCCGTCACGAGCTGGGCCGGGACACCGGACTGAGCGGGGGCACGATCAGCAACGTGGTCGGCGAACTCATCGCCGACGGCCTGGTGGAGGAGGCCGGATCGGTCGACTCCGACGGCGGACGACCACGCGTCCTACTCCAGGTGGCGGCCGACCGGGGCTTCCTGATCGGGGTGGACGTCGGAGAGACGCAGGTCAGGGTGGCCCTGTTCGACCTGGCCCTGACCGAGCTGGCCGCCAGCGACCATCCGCTGTCCGACCACGGCCACGACGTCGACCACGTGGTCCAGCTGATCCTGGACGGCCTGGCCGAAGTCCTGGACAGCACCGGGACCGACCGTGACCGGGTGCTCGGCGTCGGCATCGGGGTGCCCGGCATCGTCGAACAGGGCGACCCGGCGGCCGACCCCGCGGACCCGGGCGGCATCGGCGCGGTGGTGCACGGCCAGACCATCGACTGGGACGCCGTCCCGCTCGGCCGCCTGCTGCGGGCCGGCACCGACCTGCCGCTGCACATCGACAACGGCGCGAAGACCCTCGGTCAGGCCGAGATGTGGTTCGGGGCCGGCCGCGGCGCCGGCAACGCCGTGGTCGCGCTGTTCGGCTCGGGCGTCGGGGCCTGCGTGATCGCCAACGGCGTCCCCTACCGCGGCGCCACCAGCAGCGCGGGGGAGTGGGGCCACACCAAGGTCCACGTGGGCGGACGGCTCTGCCGCTGCGGCTCCCGCGGCTGCCTGGAGGCCTACGTCGGCGCCGAGGCGCTGGTGGAGCGCTGGGGGGAGGCCTCCGACTCCAGCGAGAAGGCCGGCCTGGCCGCCCTGCTCGCCGCCGCCGAGGCCGACGACCCGGTGGCCGACGCGCTGCTCTGCGAGACCGCCGAGTACCTGGGCGCGAGCATCGCCGACCTGATCAACCTGTTCAACCCGGAACGGATCGTGATCGGCGGCTGGGCCGGTCTGCTGCTGGGCCCGCGCCTGCTGCCGGCGATCCGCGCCGCGGCCCGCTCGTACGCCCTGCGCTTCCCCTGCGAACAGACCTCGATCGAGCTCGGGCTGCTCGGTCCGGACGCCGTCACGGTGGGCGCCGCGACGCTGCCGCTGGCGCGCTTCTTGGACTCCGGCGGGGACGTGCCGGAGCCCGGGCGGCGAGAGGCCAGGGCGCTGCGCTGA
- a CDS encoding discoidin domain-containing protein codes for MAVPVTTANAAGTLLSQGKTVTASSTENGGTPATAAVDGNTGTRWSSAAADAQWLQVDLGVSASIDKVVLNWEAAYGDGYQIQVSADGASWTTIYTTTTGTGGVETLNVSGTGRYVRFNGTHRHTGYGYSLWEFQVYGTPGGGTGPTCSTANAALNKPATSSSTENGGTPASAAFDGNTGTRWASAASDPQWLQVDLGSSQQVCSVDLNWEAAYGDGYQIQLSPDGTTWNTVYSTTTGTGGVETLNVSGTGRYVRFNGTHRHTGYGYSLWEFAVHTGGGSTVPPVQGGGDLGPNVKVFDPSTPNIQATVDQIFTQQESNQFGSERYALLFKPGTYSNLNAQIGFYTSIAGLGLNPDDTTINGDVTVDAGWFNGNATQNFWRSAENLHLKPVSGTDRWAVSQAAPFRRMHVEGGLNLAPASYGWASGGYIADSKIDGQVGNYSQQQWYTRDSSIGGFSNGVWNQTFSGVQGAPAQGFPDPPYTTLDTTPISREKPFLYLDGNEYKVFTPAKRTNARGVSWGAGAPQGESLPLSQFYVVKAGATAATINQALAQGLNLLFTPGVYHVDQTINITRPNTVVLGLGMATVIPDNGVTAVKVADVDGVKLAGLLLDAGTANSPALLQVGDGGPGADHSANPTTVQDVFVRVGGVTAGKATAGMLINSNNTIVDHTWIWRADHGAGVGWESNRSDYGMQVRGNDVLATGLFVEHFNKYDVQWFGDRGKTIFFQNEKAYDAPNQAAIQNGAVKGYAAYKVEDSVNTHEGWGLGSYCYFNVDPTIVMDHGFEVPNKPGVKLHDVLVNSLGGNGQFNHVVNNTGNPTSGTGTVPSNLVSYP; via the coding sequence ATGGCCGTCCCGGTCACCACCGCCAACGCGGCCGGCACGCTGCTCTCCCAGGGCAAGACGGTCACCGCCTCCTCCACCGAGAACGGTGGCACCCCGGCCACCGCCGCCGTCGACGGCAACACCGGTACCCGCTGGTCCAGCGCCGCGGCCGACGCCCAGTGGCTGCAGGTCGACCTCGGCGTCAGCGCCTCGATCGACAAGGTCGTCCTCAACTGGGAGGCCGCCTACGGCGACGGCTACCAGATCCAGGTCTCCGCCGACGGCGCCTCCTGGACCACGATCTACACCACCACCACGGGCACCGGCGGCGTCGAGACGCTGAACGTCAGCGGCACCGGCCGCTACGTCCGGTTCAACGGCACCCACCGCCACACCGGATACGGCTACTCCCTCTGGGAGTTCCAGGTCTACGGCACCCCCGGCGGCGGCACCGGCCCGACCTGCTCCACCGCCAACGCGGCGCTGAACAAGCCGGCCACCTCCTCCTCCACGGAGAACGGCGGCACCCCCGCCTCGGCCGCCTTCGACGGCAACACCGGCACCCGCTGGGCCAGCGCCGCGAGCGACCCGCAGTGGCTGCAGGTCGACCTCGGCTCCAGCCAGCAGGTCTGCTCGGTCGACCTCAACTGGGAGGCGGCGTACGGCGACGGCTACCAGATCCAGCTCTCGCCCGACGGCACCACCTGGAACACCGTCTACAGCACCACCACGGGCACCGGCGGCGTCGAGACGCTGAACGTCAGCGGCACCGGCCGCTACGTCCGGTTCAACGGCACCCACCGCCACACCGGGTACGGCTACTCCCTCTGGGAGTTCGCCGTGCACACCGGCGGCGGCTCGACCGTCCCGCCGGTCCAGGGCGGCGGCGACCTCGGCCCGAACGTGAAGGTCTTCGACCCGTCCACGCCGAACATCCAGGCCACGGTCGACCAGATCTTCACCCAGCAGGAGTCCAACCAGTTCGGCTCCGAGCGCTACGCGCTGCTGTTCAAGCCGGGCACCTACAGCAACCTGAACGCGCAGATCGGCTTCTACACCTCGATCGCCGGCCTGGGCCTGAACCCCGACGACACCACCATCAACGGTGACGTGACCGTCGACGCCGGCTGGTTCAACGGCAACGCCACCCAGAACTTCTGGCGCTCGGCAGAGAACCTGCACCTCAAGCCGGTCAGCGGCACCGACCGCTGGGCCGTCTCGCAGGCCGCGCCGTTCCGCCGGATGCACGTCGAGGGCGGCCTCAACCTCGCCCCGGCGAGCTACGGCTGGGCCAGCGGCGGCTACATCGCCGACAGCAAGATCGACGGCCAGGTGGGCAACTACTCGCAGCAGCAGTGGTACACCCGCGACAGCTCGATCGGCGGCTTCAGCAACGGCGTCTGGAACCAGACCTTCTCCGGTGTCCAGGGCGCCCCCGCCCAGGGCTTCCCGGACCCGCCGTACACCACGCTGGACACCACCCCGATCTCGCGTGAGAAGCCGTTCCTCTACCTGGACGGCAACGAGTACAAGGTGTTCACCCCCGCCAAGCGCACCAACGCGCGCGGCGTCTCCTGGGGCGCCGGCGCGCCGCAGGGCGAGTCCCTCCCGCTGAGCCAGTTCTACGTGGTCAAGGCCGGCGCGACCGCCGCGACCATCAACCAGGCGCTGGCGCAGGGCCTCAACCTGCTCTTCACCCCGGGCGTCTACCACGTCGACCAGACGATCAACATCACCCGGCCGAACACCGTGGTCCTCGGCCTCGGCATGGCCACCGTCATCCCGGACAACGGCGTCACCGCGGTGAAGGTCGCGGACGTCGACGGCGTCAAGCTCGCCGGGCTGCTGCTCGACGCGGGCACCGCCAACTCGCCCGCCCTGCTGCAGGTCGGCGACGGCGGCCCCGGCGCGGACCACTCGGCGAACCCGACCACCGTCCAGGACGTCTTCGTCCGGGTCGGCGGCGTCACCGCCGGCAAGGCCACCGCGGGCATGCTGATCAACAGCAACAACACGATCGTCGACCACACCTGGATCTGGCGCGCCGACCACGGCGCCGGTGTCGGCTGGGAGAGCAACCGCTCCGACTACGGCATGCAGGTCCGCGGCAACGACGTGCTGGCCACCGGCCTGTTCGTCGAGCACTTCAACAAGTACGACGTGCAGTGGTTCGGCGACCGCGGCAAGACCATCTTCTTCCAGAACGAGAAGGCCTACGACGCCCCCAACCAGGCGGCCATCCAGAACGGCGCCGTCAAGGGCTACGCGGCCTACAAGGTCGAGGACTCGGTCAACACCCACGAGGGCTGGGGCCTGGGCAGCTACTGCTACTTCAACGTCGACCCCACCATCGTGATGGACCACGGGTTCGAGGTGCCGAACAAGCCGGGCGTCAAGCTGCACGACGTCCTGGTGAACTCGCTCGGCGGCAACGGCCAGTTCAACCACGTGGTGAACAACACCGGAAACCCGACCTCGGGCACCGGCACCGTCCCGTCGAACCTGGTCTCGTACCCGTAA
- a CDS encoding GH1 family beta-glucosidase, with translation MNDLSALPDDFVWGAATAAYQIEGAVDEDGRAPSIWDTFSHTPGKVDNGDTGDVACDHYHRWPEDLGIAGQLGLDAYRFSIAWPRIVPQADGRVNQAGLDFYDRLTDGLLEKGITPFPTLYHWDLPQAQQDRGGWPVRETAERFGEYAEVVAGALGDRITNWATLNEPLCSAWIGHLDGNMAPGLKDLTAAVRASYHLHLGHGLAVQALRAAIPNASIGIVNNLSPVHPATDSEGDRLAAQRGDGHINRWWLDPILGRGYPQDMVELYGVELPVRDGDLELISAPLDWIGLNYYFRQIVTGDTTGPAPHFRQVPGPNVEHTAMDWEVHGPGLEQLLLRLTDDYGVQKIYVTENGSAYQDVVGADGSVHDPERTEYLEQHLAACARAVSKGAPLAGYFAWSLLDNFEWAYGYDKRFGLVHVDYKTQQRTVKTSGRRYAELAAAHRLRGRRAA, from the coding sequence GTGAACGACCTCAGTGCTCTCCCCGACGACTTCGTCTGGGGCGCGGCCACCGCCGCCTACCAGATCGAAGGAGCCGTGGACGAGGACGGCCGCGCCCCCTCCATCTGGGACACCTTCTCCCACACCCCGGGGAAGGTCGACAACGGTGACACCGGCGACGTGGCGTGCGACCACTACCACCGCTGGCCCGAGGACCTCGGCATAGCCGGGCAGCTCGGCCTGGACGCCTACCGGTTCTCGATCGCCTGGCCGCGGATCGTCCCGCAGGCCGACGGCCGGGTCAACCAGGCCGGCCTCGACTTCTACGACCGGCTCACCGACGGCCTGCTGGAGAAGGGGATCACACCGTTCCCCACCCTCTACCACTGGGACCTCCCGCAGGCCCAGCAGGACCGCGGCGGCTGGCCCGTCCGCGAGACCGCCGAGCGCTTCGGTGAGTACGCGGAGGTCGTCGCCGGTGCGCTCGGCGACCGGATCACCAACTGGGCGACCCTGAACGAGCCGCTCTGCTCGGCCTGGATCGGACACCTCGACGGCAACATGGCGCCCGGTCTCAAGGACCTCACCGCCGCCGTCCGCGCCTCGTACCACCTGCACCTGGGCCACGGCCTGGCCGTGCAGGCGCTGCGGGCGGCGATCCCGAACGCGAGCATCGGCATCGTCAACAACCTCAGCCCGGTCCACCCGGCCACCGACAGCGAGGGCGACCGCCTGGCCGCGCAGCGCGGCGACGGCCACATCAACCGCTGGTGGCTGGACCCGATCCTGGGTCGCGGCTACCCCCAGGACATGGTGGAGCTGTACGGGGTCGAGCTGCCCGTCCGGGACGGCGACCTGGAGCTGATCAGCGCGCCGCTGGACTGGATCGGCCTGAACTACTACTTCCGGCAGATCGTCACCGGCGACACCACCGGCCCCGCCCCGCACTTCCGCCAGGTGCCCGGCCCGAACGTCGAGCACACCGCGATGGACTGGGAGGTGCACGGCCCCGGCCTGGAGCAGTTGCTGCTGCGCCTGACCGACGACTACGGCGTGCAGAAGATCTACGTCACCGAGAACGGTTCGGCGTACCAGGACGTGGTCGGCGCCGACGGTTCGGTGCACGACCCGGAGCGCACCGAGTACCTGGAGCAGCACCTGGCCGCCTGCGCCAGGGCCGTCTCCAAGGGCGCTCCGCTGGCCGGCTACTTCGCCTGGTCGCTGCTGGACAACTTCGAGTGGGCCTACGGCTACGACAAGCGCTTCGGCCTCGTCCACGTCGACTACAAGACGCAGCAGCGCACGGTGAAGACCAGCGGGCGCCGCTACGCCGAGCTGGCCGCCGCCCACCGCCTGCGCGGGCGCCGCGCCGCCTGA
- a CDS encoding DUF4232 domain-containing protein, whose protein sequence is MERRTNRPGTRRTAATLAAVGAAAALLTGCGPTEAGGAAGPSAAVPAPPVGTSAAPSAAPAGSGSPGTGATATAGKPSASTAPGVLPACADADLKASPARDVEPSPVGSYVVTVEFTNVGGHACGVKGFPTLAGAGQGSPDKSLPLQVQQVGPAVAVQLLPGAKMFTTLGLKPVLGEADGYCPSGAAPFAPPSLVVGVPEAGKYQVGREGGGLFATCDKKITATAFLPSVGKK, encoded by the coding sequence ATGGAGCGACGTACGAACCGGCCGGGCACCCGTAGGACGGCGGCGACGCTGGCGGCGGTCGGCGCCGCGGCCGCGCTGCTCACGGGGTGCGGCCCCACCGAGGCCGGCGGTGCGGCCGGCCCCTCGGCCGCCGTGCCCGCACCGCCCGTCGGCACGAGCGCGGCGCCGAGCGCCGCTCCGGCCGGCAGCGGGTCGCCCGGCACCGGCGCGACGGCGACGGCCGGCAAGCCCTCGGCCTCCACCGCGCCGGGCGTGCTGCCGGCCTGCGCCGACGCCGACCTCAAGGCCTCGCCCGCCCGGGACGTGGAGCCGAGCCCGGTCGGCTCCTACGTGGTGACCGTGGAGTTCACCAACGTCGGCGGCCACGCCTGCGGCGTGAAGGGATTCCCCACCCTGGCGGGGGCCGGCCAGGGCTCGCCGGACAAGTCCCTGCCGCTCCAGGTGCAGCAGGTCGGTCCGGCGGTGGCGGTCCAGCTGCTGCCGGGCGCGAAGATGTTCACCACGCTCGGTCTGAAGCCGGTGCTGGGCGAGGCGGACGGCTACTGCCCGTCCGGCGCCGCGCCGTTCGCCCCGCCCTCGCTGGTGGTCGGGGTGCCCGAGGCGGGCAAGTACCAGGTCGGCCGGGAGGGCGGCGGGCTGTTCGCGACGTGCGACAAGAAGATCACCGCGACGGCGTTCCTGCCGTCCGTCGGCAAGAAGTGA